In a genomic window of Diabrotica undecimpunctata isolate CICGRU chromosome 2, icDiaUnde3, whole genome shotgun sequence:
- the LOC140433241 gene encoding uncharacterized protein — MAVPKPPNVIVQFFFGRISKPIFSCFYSCLKFDLLAGKKMPKTSKKHKQWDPDRMIRAIRAVRGKEMGYLKASKLFAVPKSTLEDYVKQENKTPEQLVAVKIGRRPVLSAEMEADLVSYCLEMDRRFYGIGTADIKRLAYQIALRNGLRHPFAHAESAGKKWLRGFMRRNAVLSLRKPQGISKARIKGFTPENVSRFYDLLETSMEKVNFNPARVYNVDESGITTVQSKNTRVITLKGKKQVGSVTATERGALVTVVFCMNAAGGFVPPLFVFPRKNMKVELLDGSPPGSIAACHPSGWIQQHIFSQWLQHFVAHVKPSREDPVLLILDGHYSHTRNIDVIEAGRANFVTILCIPPHSSHKLQPLDLSFMSPFKTYYSQQIEMWLRQNPGRTINSYQICKLMCPAYLKSATAEISANGFRKSGIYPFNKNNFSDHDFIMERQRERTPPPINQNHGEVLPTRGQSRPEPQSIIERTPPKHNLTNKSSNGNATETTATMIRAEDISPLPSCSYTSQTNKQKNPRKGSSWIITSTPYKDELERSVAEQERKKSLKEKKPKISNELNQVNRKKTPRQKKQKKKIESSSSDTSHPGDDLILDDDSDMDVDDEDGDTECMFCDSLYSEDTHGEKWIRCIKCFKWCHEMCANADKKKTYICDFCQDV; from the exons ATGGCAGTGCCGAAACCACCAAACGTTATTGTGCAGTTTTTTTTCGGTCGTATTTCAAAGCCTATTTTTTCGTGTTTTTATTCCTGTTTGAAGTTTGATCTTTTGGCAGGG aagaaaatgccaaaaacaagtaaaaaacataaacaatGGGATCCAGACCGAATGATACGTGCTATCCGTGCCGTCAGGGGAAAGGAAATGGGGTATCTTAAAGCCTCGAAGTTATTTGCTGTTCCGAAATCAACTCTGGAAGATTATGTTAAGCAAGAAAATAAAACTCCGGAGCAGTTGGTTGCTGTTAAAATTGGAAGAAGACCAGTACTTTCTGCAGAAATGGAAGCAGATTTAGTCTCGTATTGCCTAGAAATGGACCGGCGATTTTACGGAATTGGGACCGCTGATATCAAGAGACTTGCATATCAAATAGCTTTACGAAATGGTCTTCGTCATCCATTTGCCCATGCCGAATCTGCCGGTAAAAAATGGTTAAGGGGATTTATGAGGCGAAACGCAGTTTTGTCCCTTAGAAAACCACAAGGAATCTCGAAAGCCCGAATTAAGGGATTTACCCCAGAAAATGTCAGCAGATTCTATGATCTTTTAGAAACGTCAATGGAAAAAGTTAACTTCAACCCCGCAAGAGTTTATAACGTTGATGAAAGCGGCATAACAACGGTTCAGTCCAAGAATACTCGTGTTAtaacattaaaaggaaaaaaacaggTTGGATCTGTTACCGCGACTGAAAGAGGCGCATTAGTTACTGTTGTATTTTGTATGAATGCTGCTGGTGGGTTTGTCCCTCCATTATTCGTGTTTCCAAGAAAGAACATGAAAGTGGAATTATTAGATGGATCGCCGCCTGGCTCTATTGCAGCTTGCCATCCATCAGGTTGGATTCAGCAGCACATTTTTTCCCAATGGCTACAGCATTTCGTAGCTCACGTGAAACCATCCCGTGAAGACCCAGTGCTGCTTATTCTTGATGGTCACTACAGCCACACAAGAAATATAGATGTGATAGAAGCAGGACGTGcaaatttcgttacaattttgtGTATCCCGCCGCACAGTTCACACAAACTACAACCTCTAGATTTGTCTTTTATGTCACcatttaaaacatattattcGCAACAAATTGAGATGTGGTTAAGGCAAAATCCTGGACGCACCATAAACTCGTATCAAATTTGTAAGCTTATGTGCCCGGCATATTTGAAAAGTGCTACTGCAGAAATTTCCGCGAATGGTTTTCGCAAATCTGGAATAtatccttttaataaaaataacttttctgATCACGATTTTATAATGGAGAGACAAAGAGAAAGAACACCACCACCCATAAATCAAAATCATGGGGAAGTATTACCAAcaagaggtcagtcaagaccagaaCCACAAAGCATTATCGAAAGAACACCTCCAAAAcataacttaacaaataaatCATCCAATGGAAATGCAACTGAAACTACGGCAACTATGATAAGAGCTGAGGATATTAGTCCACTGCCTTCTTGCAGTTATacctcacaaacaaacaaacaaaaaaatcctcGAAAAGGTTCTAGTTGGATAATAACTAGTACACCTTATAAAGATGAACTTGAACGAAGTGTAGCcgaacaagaaagaaaaaagtctttgaaagaaaagaaaccaaaaataAGCAACGAATTAAATCAAGTCAACAGAAAAAAAACTCCAcgccaaaaaaagcaaaagaaaaaaattgaatcgagtaGTAGTGACACTTCACATCCTGGTGATGACCTTATTTTGGATGATGATTCTGATATGGATGTAGACGATGAAGATGGAGACACAGAATGTATGTTTTGTGACAGTTTATATTCCGAAGATACACACGGTGAGAAGTGGATAAGGTGTATAAAGTGCTTCAAGTGGTGTCATGAGATGTGCGCCAATGCTGATAAGAAGAAAACCTATATTTGCGACTTTTGTCAAGATGTGTAA